The following DNA comes from Vigna radiata var. radiata cultivar VC1973A chromosome 4, Vradiata_ver6, whole genome shotgun sequence.
agaaaaaaaaaataaaaggcatCTCTAGTTAATTAACAATggtgcaaataaaataatagaccTTGGTGACATGAAAGGAAACTCTTGTTATTCCATTCACaccaaaactatatattaataatcATGTCAACCTTCTATATATATTAGGATCAGGCTTCTAACTACCCAAGCTCTAACGTGAAAGCTATGGATGCAATTCACCAAGACACACAGGCGTACATCAATGATTTTGAGCTGCACGACTTCGTTGACAATCCAAATTTTGATCAGTTCATCAATTTGATCCGAGGGGAGAATGAAGATGCTAACTGTGACTTCGGTTCTGACCTCATCACTGATTGTTTTGTTAACAATCAGCTCCTTCCATCCCCTGCAAACCCTTTTGATCAGAACTATAACAATGCTGTGAATGTTTATGATCAGAGCTCCACATTTAGCTCCTTTTCATGCTTTGATGGGGAGATGAAGGGAGAAGGAGAAggggaaagagaagaagaagaagaagatcacGATGGAGAGCATTCTTCTGAAACAACAACAACGACCAAGAATGATGGTTCCAAGCCCAAACTGAAAAATGACAGGTCCAAGACTCTCATTTCTGAGAGGAGAAGGAGAGGCCGAATGAAGGAGAAGCTTTACGCATTGCGTTCTTTGGTTCCCAACATAACAAAGGTACACGAGTAAAACTGTTATTATAAAGTCTAACGTAAGAGGGTTGCTTGAAACTAACAACatatgtttaattaagttttggttaGAGGAATTTCTCTAAAAACACATGAAGGTAAAATGAATTAAGTTTCTTACTTAAACTATTCTTTTCATGTAGGTGTTTGTTTATGTTGAAATTTATCCAAAGTGAGCCTAAAACTAACATGATGTTTATATTTGAGAGTGAAATGTAATTGATATAGCTATGTACGCAGATGGACAAGGCTTCCATAATTGGAGACGCAGTAGCATACGTGCATGAGCTTCAAGCTCAAGCTAGGAAGCTGAAGGCTGAAGTTGCAGGACTTGAAGCATCTTTATTAGTGCGTGAAAACTATCAAGGATCAATTAACAATCCCAAAAATGTGCAAGCTGCTCGGAATAGTCATCCAATCTGCAAGAAGATCATGCAGGTAGGTTTGATTAAAGAAATTCATGATATAGCTCCATAATCTTTCAGTTAGTCTTTCTATGTACATTAATCGCTGCAACATTTTTGAATGCTTGTTGTAGGTGGAGATTGTGCAAGTGGAGGAAAGAGGGTATTATGCAAAAATAGTGTGCAATAAAGGAGAAGGAGTGGCTGCATCGTTGTTCAGAGCTCTTGAGTCTCTTGCAGGTTTTAGTGTTCGGAATTCAAACTTGGCTACAGTTTGTAACAGTTTTCAACTTACATTTACATTGAATGTGAGCTGTTTTTCCTCTCCTTTCCAATTCAATAATTCTGTTTCGTTGAAAGATtgagttattatttttgttcacGGATTAAGTCATTGATGTGTTGAAAACAGATAAAAGGGTCCGAACCAGAAATTAACCTGCAAAATTTGAAGCTATGGGTGACTGGCGCTCTTCTGAACCAAGGTTTTGAATTTGTGGCATCTTTTTCTGGTTGAGTCAATGCACCAAGTATGACGTATTGCATGCAAGAGATTATGATGAACCGTGAAACACATACAATATCGCCGCAGCAAGTATGAGCCTCCAACACCATCAGTATAATAATACTAGTATGACATCACATACTATAACCATGCTCCCATAAAAAAATCACTCGACAGAGACGGGGAGAAAAGAGTGGTGAATTTTCACACATTTGAAAATGTCCAACAGAAGTTTAATACTGTTAGAGACTTCTTAACATCATTAATTATTGGCTATgagtttattatatatttcaatagcTTAATGATACTATTAATCACAATTTTCATACCACCACTTTGGTTAACC
Coding sequences within:
- the LOC106759048 gene encoding transcription factor FER-LIKE IRON DEFICIENCY-INDUCED TRANSCRIPTION FACTOR, which translates into the protein MDAIHQDTQAYINDFELHDFVDNPNFDQFINLIRGENEDANCDFGSDLITDCFVNNQLLPSPANPFDQNYNNAVNVYDQSSTFSSFSCFDGEMKGEGEGEREEEEEDHDGEHSSETTTTTKNDGSKPKLKNDRSKTLISERRRRGRMKEKLYALRSLVPNITKMDKASIIGDAVAYVHELQAQARKLKAEVAGLEASLLVRENYQGSINNPKNVQAARNSHPICKKIMQVEIVQVEERGYYAKIVCNKGEGVAASLFRALESLAGFSVRNSNLATVCNSFQLTFTLNIKGSEPEINLQNLKLWVTGALLNQGFEFVASFSG